The sequence GGGTGTCATTGGGGCTTGCAGCAGTTCCAGGATTTATCCTCTTCATAGGGTCTTTGGTCATCACTGAAACTCCTCCCAGCCTTGTTGAAATGGGCAAAGAAATGGAAGCAAGAGCAGCCCTCCAGAAAATCAGAGGTGTGGACAATGTTGATGCTGAGTTTCAGCAGATTGTTACAGGCTGTGAACAAGCCAAACAAGTTAAACGACCTTTCAAGAAATTGTTCAAGAAATCCGGATTCCCTGCTTTGTTCATCTCCACTATCATTCAGGTTTTCCAGCAGTTTACTGGGATCAACGCCATCATGTTTTACGCTCCGGTTTTGTTCCAGACATTGGGATTCAAGTCTGATGCCTCATTGTTGTCGGCTGTCATTACCGGTTTGGTTAACGTGGGGGCCACTTTCGTGTCCATCTATGCTGTTGACAAGCTAGGAAGGAGGAAGTTGCTTCTCCAAGCTTCCATCCAGATGTTTATTTCCCAGGTACTGTTGTTCTTTCCCTGTTGAATTTCTCAAAATGTATGTGTTGTGTTTGTTAATGAGATGAATTTGAACGTTGGTGTAGGTTGCAATAGGAGCAATCTTGGTAACCCACCTGAAGGCGACAGGGTCATTGGACAAGGTGTTGGCAGCTGTGGTGGTGGTTCTAGTTTGCACATTCGTGATGTCATTTGCATGGTCGTGGGGGCCAATGGGATGGCTGATTCCCAGTGAAATCTTCCCAATAGAGACAAGAACAGCAGGTTTTGCATTTGCAGTGAGTACAAATATGATCTGCACTTTCATAATTGCTCAGGCATTCCTCTCCATGCTGTGCCATATGAGAGCctacattttcttcttcttttctgctTGGATTCTGGTAATGGGACTCTTTGTGGTGTTCTTCTTGCCGGAGACCAAAGGAGTACCCATCGAATTGGTTGAGGAAAGGGTCTGGAAGCAGCATCCAGTCTGGAAGAAGTTCTTCAAGGATGATGCAAAGGAGACCACCGACTGATCTACCAAtacaacatattattattgtggATTTCCAATTAGTTTTGTTTTTACTCTTTCTATCATGTATTTAAacattattatcaatttatcataaattctttttccaatttcttttctttggcaCTTCTTGTTATTTCTTTAGTCATCATGGGAGTTGTCGTACAGATATTAGTACAGGTGACACATTTATATTtgtgtgtataattaatttaaaatttttaaaaaataattattgtttaaaatatattaattacataaataaaatattaaaattataaaaaaaaaatgagagaagaaaaaggatgGTGGAAGTTGAGGAGATAgaacagaaataaaaaaatattcgattaaaaaaaaaaattgatagaccataaaaattaaagacacCAAAAATGATGCATtccaattattaaaaagtatagatataaatgtatagaagagttgtttttatttttctttaaattgctgataaaaaataaaaaagaattttattggTGTAGTAAAGATGTGTGCAATATATGAACTAAATTACACTTACTATCGTTTATGTTGGGAGAGGTGACAATTTAAGGACTCTAGCTATATGGTtgacaaattataattcatttatactaatataaaaagaaaagtctcTCTACATTTACAAACGGCGGCAGCTTAATGACATTGCCACACCAATTATTTACGAAGtaaaaaatgcccttcatgcatgataaattttgttaaagttTTTTAGATCTTGTGTCATCTATTACTATTAGTTTCTTTATTGGCCAAAATGCTTCTAATAATCTGAACTTGTAATACTTttgatcttatttttaaattaggcaaaattgtaaaattagttCTGTAAATATAGGGAGCGGCAAAATTAGTCTTGTAACTActgaattgaaattttaatcttatatgttttaatctagtgacaattttggtccttccgacaaaaattacccaaaaattaTCCACGTAAGATGTCACGTGTTTAAGTTGATACCAGTTGGCAATCGAAACCCTAAGCTCTAATTTGTCCGACtaatttttgggtaatttttgccaaaatgaccaaaattgccactaaattaaaacatatatgactaaaattgccactaaaataaaacatataggaGAAGTCAACCGATGATGAGGCCAAGACGCGGATGTACCATTGACGAAAACTGATCGGAGGGATGAGTGCGCCATGGGGAGCTAACACAAGGGTGTTGGTCCGTTGGTGAGATGATAGCTGGTGATGAAGATATAACGAAAAAATCAATAGTGGGCGAGACGAAAAagtgtgaaaataaaaacgaaGAGAACCAACTGGATAGTTGACAAAGATAGATGGGCCTGGGTGCAATCAACTCCCTAGAGGATTGGGAAGTTGATTGGTGGTGGTCTCGAATAGTGGGAAGGTCGGACGGGGCGAATCGAGAAGAGAATTCGAGGTATAGgtactacaagaaaataggatatcagagacggaaattttcATCTCTAAAACCATgatttccgtctctaaaatggcaatgacaaaaaaatccGTCTCTGCACTCTGTGGCTGAAAGCTCAGTGGCTAAATATTAGTGACGGAAAtattccgtctctaattcTGAGACCGAACATTTCCACAGTTAATTCTGTCGACAAACGAGAATAAAGTTTTAGAGTAATCcgtctttaatttttgtaggCAGTCCGTCTCTGATTCTGGTCGATAAAAACAGTAATTTCTGTCTCTAACCCATCTCTGAAGGtaaaagtttttgtttttttaattttgtctctGAAATGTACAAAATGTTTTGTCTCTATTTTGTCTGTAGATCCTTACAAATTTTCGTCTCTAATCCGTTTGTAAATCCTTATAAATTTTCGTCTCTAATCCGTTTGTAAATCCTTGCAAATTACCATCTCTGATTCAGTCTCTAAACTTGCCAAATTTTtgtctctaatttttttttgtttttctggtagattttttaatttctgtaccaaaattaatatcttggtcattagagaaaaaataatttttaaactataattatttgtatttgagaTTAACTTTAACatctttcattattttatgaattttgaattattattaagtgaCATAAGTAATAATGCATAAAACAATGAAAGGAAAGAATATTGATAGCACAATAGGAGTCCATTAAGTAAGTTTATATGTCTAACTTAAGTTTTCATTAAACTTTTATGAAGTATCTGAAAGAGCTTTACTGtatattatttcttgtgcATGATCAACaggggaagaagaaaaaacaaacaagaacGAGATAAAGTCAGTCATAACTATTCACCTGTTTCAAGTGAGtttcatttttgaaataatataaatttaaaaatattaaaaagaatattcaaAACTGCAATTATAGTTCAAACtataagtttaatttattttgaattacaCTGAAGTCATCTTTAGAAAAGCAAACAAGAAAGAGATAAAGTCAATCATATTATTCACTTATTTAAGtgaatttcatttgaattaaaatatataatttaataactcttccttacaaaatttaaaatgatattcatttaaaaatatttataattcgattaagtttaatttattttgaattacatTGAAGTCATCTTCAGCTAATATTTACATATGTTTATCTTCGCAGGAGGTAGggaacataaaatatttcaagtgtgtatacataatatatatgtatataaaattacttcagcaaattcagtatagattgtatatatgaattaggtacatatatttatcaaaatatatatgcttaattataaatatgtgcACCAAAGAGATATATCTAGAAAATGAATGagctcataaaattttatacacaaaAAAGAAGACTATATAAGTACGACATatcaaataatacaaattattatcctaaaatattactaaactaaaaattttagatagtAAGAATATATTTACGTACATATATACCATTAAGAATATatgattacaaaaatatagtcCCCCTAATCTattcattttgtttgattaatttagtCGGCTGTCTCCTTTGCATCATCCTTGAAGAACTTCTTCCACACTGGATGTTGCTTCCAGACCCTTTCCTCGACCAACTCGATGGGTATTCCTTTTGTCTCCGGCAAGAGGAACAGCACAAAGAGTCCCATTACCAGAATCCAagcagaaaagaagaagaaaatgtagGCCCTCATATGGCACAGCATGGAGAGGAATGCCTGAGCAATTATGAAAGTGCAGATCATATTTGTACTCACTGCAAATGCAAAACCTGCTGTTCTTGTCTCTATTGGGAAGATTTCACTGGGAATCAGCCATCCCATTGGCCCCCACGACCATGCAAACGACATCACGAATGTGCAAACTAGAACCACCACCACAGCCGCCAAGACCTTGTCCAATGACCCTGTCGCCTTCAGGTGGGTTACCAAGATCGCTCCAATTGCGACCTACACCAacattcaaattcttcaattgATCTCATTAACAAACATAACacttaatttttagaaattaaaaggaaaagaacaaCAGTACCTGGGAAATAAACATCTGGACAGAAGCTTGGAGAAGCAACTTCCTCCTTCCTACCTTGTCAACTGCATAGATGGACACGAAAGTGGCACCTACATTAACCAAACCAGTAATGACAGCCGACAACAATGAGGCATCAGACTTGAATCCCAATGTTTGGAACAAGACCGGAGCGTAAAACATGATAGCGTTGATCCCGGTAAACTGTTGGAAAACCTGAATGATAGTGGAGATGAACAAAGCAGGGAATCCGgattttttgaacaatttcTTGAAAGGTTGTTTAACTTGTTTGGCTTGCTCACAACCTGTAACAATCTGTTGAAATTCAGCATCAACATTGTCAACACCTCTGATTTTCTGGAGGGCTGCTCTTCCTTCCATTTCTTTGCCCCTTTCAACAAGGCTGGGAGGAGTTTCTGTGATGATCAACGACCCTATGAAAAGGATGACTCCTGGAACCGCTGCAAGCCCCAATGACACCCTCCAACCATTTTCCTTCATCATTGATGTTCCATAGTTTATAAGGTTGGCAACGAGAATCCCAATTGTCACCAAGAGCTGGAAGAGGATGTTGACCGCTCCCCTGTGATTTATGGGTGCAATTTCTGATAAAAATAAGGGAACAGCCTGCAAAGTTTTTCAACAATCTCAGTGTCAACATATGTATTGCCTATGTATATCTCTTTCTATATATGTCCTGTTGCAAGATAGAAGAAAATACGTACTTCATTCCCAAAGCCTACTCCAATTCCGAAAAGAATTCTACCAAAAATTAGCATCCACTTGGCATTAGCAACACCGCAGAAAATGGCACCAGCGATAAAAAATGTGGATGCCATAAGAATAGTGGGCCGACGTCCTAAAAGGGAGCACGCCTTGGACGCAAAGAAGCTGGCTACAAGTGCTGCAATGTACAGAGAAGATGTGAAGAGTTGAAGCATCTCATCATCATATTTACAGTAGTTGTTTTCTGCTACGTGCATCTTTCTTTCGTGGACCTTGGGGAAAAACTTTATCAGGAAGTCATCCATTCCAGTTACTCCACCTGATCAGCAAGAATTCATTGTTAACAACCTCAATGCATCATTAACCATATTCCTATCAAAtaaaacacatttatatatttatgtagttGATGTACCTGAAATGCCGATGTCATAACCAAACATCAACCCTCCAAAGGCCGCAAGAATCCAACAGGCAAACACATAGGGTGTCACCCTCgagttgtaattattcttgtCAACGGTAGACATTTTTACTGTCTTCTTTCTTCCCTCCCCAAGAATTTGAGAGGATATTCAGACCGTGTTAAAACTCAGAGTATCTCTCACAGGAAT comes from Sesamum indicum cultivar Zhongzhi No. 13 linkage group LG10, S_indicum_v1.0, whole genome shotgun sequence and encodes:
- the LOC105171362 gene encoding sugar transport protein 8-like, yielding MSTVDKNNYNSRVTPYVFACWILAAFGGLMFGYDIGISGGVTGMDDFLIKFFPKVHERKMHVAENNYCKYDDEMLQLFTSSLYIAALVASFFASKACSLLGRRPTILMASTFFIAGAIFCGVANAKWMLIFGRILFGIGVGFGNEAVPLFLSEIAPINHRGAVNILFQLLVTIGILVANLINYGTSMMKENGWRVSLGLAAVPGVILFIGSLIITETPPSLVERGKEMEGRAALQKIRGVDNVDAEFQQIVTGCEQAKQVKQPFKKLFKKSGFPALFISTIIQVFQQFTGINAIMFYAPVLFQTLGFKSDASLLSAVITGLVNVGATFVSIYAVDKVGRRKLLLQASVQMFISQVAIGAILVTHLKATGSLDKVLAAVVVVLVCTFVMSFAWSWGPMGWLIPSEIFPIETRTAGFAFAVSTNMICTFIIAQAFLSMLCHMRAYIFFFFSAWILVMGLFVLFLLPETKGIPIELVEERVWKQHPVWKKFFKDDAKETAD
- the LOC105171361 gene encoding sugar transport protein 8-like isoform X1, producing MSTADKSQYNSRITPYVFSCWILAAFGGLMFGYDIGISGGVTGMDEFLMTFFPKVHERKLHAHENNYCKYDDEMLQLFTSSLYIAAQHSSFFASKACSLWGRRPTILMASLLFIAASIICGAANTKWMLIFGRVLFGIGVGFGNEAVPLFLSEIAPIHHRGAVNILFQLLVTVGILIANLINYGTSMMKHGWRVSLGLAAVPGFILFIGSLVITETPPSLVEMGKEMEARAALQKIRGVDNVDAEFQQIVTGCEQAKQVKRPFKKLFKKSGFPALFISTIIQVFQQFTGINAIMFYAPVLFQTLGFKSDASLLSAVITGLVNVGATFVSIYAVDKLGRRKLLLQASIQMFISQVAIGAILVTHLKATGSLDKVLAAVVVVLVCTFVMSFAWSWGPMGWLIPSEIFPIETRTAGFAFAVSTNMICTFIIAQAFLSMLCHMRAYIFFFFSAWILVMGLFVVFFLPETKGVPIELVEERVWKQHPVWKKFFKDDAKETTD